In Brevundimonas subvibrioides, a genomic segment contains:
- a CDS encoding ABC transporter permease, translating to MFAFYVARRYLLSNPSQTLLLIAGVAVGVTVFVFITALIAGLAVRLTEQVTGNGAHISLLPPTRVARVLAGPDLPVESVALVSTFQRKQIRNWPMIVELLRANPSVSAISAQISGSAVLVKSEAVTSVSIIGVEPQGIDAISEITPKIIEGDGALGADGLLIGVRMAEDLGLGAGQSVLLRTDRGVERQLTVKGVFRTGLQSLDERVAFLSLQTARPLFVLPEGVTNIEIKLQDPEDARAMARFLADATGLRATPWQEKNVNLEDALVAQRRTGTMIQLFSLISIIIGISSALVLSAYRRRSEIGIMRAFGVPGGFILWVFLLQGLLIGLIGALIGCASGYGLCVLLEGITSAEGIPILPIAPDQGGYVAALVLTTLGAAIASILPARSASKVDPLEAIQQ from the coding sequence GTGTTCGCCTTTTACGTCGCGCGGCGCTACCTGTTGTCCAATCCCTCGCAAACCCTGCTGTTGATCGCGGGGGTCGCCGTGGGCGTGACGGTCTTTGTCTTCATCACCGCCCTGATCGCCGGCCTCGCCGTCCGTCTGACCGAGCAGGTCACGGGCAACGGGGCCCACATCAGCCTGCTGCCGCCGACGCGTGTGGCGCGGGTCCTTGCCGGGCCGGACCTGCCGGTGGAATCCGTTGCCCTGGTCTCTACCTTCCAGCGCAAGCAGATCCGCAACTGGCCGATGATCGTCGAGCTGCTGCGCGCCAATCCATCGGTTTCCGCCATCAGCGCCCAGATTTCCGGGAGCGCCGTCCTGGTGAAGAGCGAGGCGGTGACCTCGGTCTCGATCATTGGGGTCGAGCCACAGGGAATCGATGCCATCTCGGAGATCACCCCGAAAATCATCGAGGGCGACGGTGCGCTCGGGGCGGACGGCCTGTTGATCGGTGTGCGAATGGCCGAGGACCTCGGGCTGGGTGCCGGCCAGTCGGTCCTGCTGCGCACCGACCGGGGGGTGGAGCGGCAGTTGACCGTCAAGGGCGTGTTCCGCACCGGCCTGCAGAGTCTTGACGAACGCGTTGCCTTTCTCTCCCTGCAGACGGCCCGTCCGCTGTTCGTCCTGCCGGAAGGGGTGACGAACATCGAGATCAAGCTGCAGGACCCCGAGGATGCGCGCGCCATGGCGCGCTTTCTGGCCGATGCAACGGGCCTGCGCGCCACGCCCTGGCAGGAGAAGAACGTCAATCTGGAAGACGCCCTGGTCGCCCAGAGACGGACGGGCACGATGATCCAGCTGTTCTCGCTGATCTCCATCATCATCGGCATCTCCAGCGCCCTGGTTCTGTCAGCCTATCGGCGACGCAGTGAGATCGGGATCATGCGCGCCTTCGGTGTGCCGGGCGGATTCATCCTGTGGGTCTTCCTGCTGCAGGGTCTGTTGATCGGTTTGATCGGCGCCCTGATCGGTTGCGCCAGCGGCTATGGTCTGTGCGTGTTGCTGGAGGGGATCACCAGCGCCGAAGGCATCCCGATCCTGCCGATCGCGCCAGATCAGGGTGGCTATGTCGCTGCCCTGGTTCTGACCACCCTGGGCGCGGCGATCGCCTCGATCCTGCCGGCGCGCTCTGCCTCAAAGGTCGATCCGCTTGAGGCCATCCAGCAATGA
- a CDS encoding efflux RND transporter periplasmic adaptor subunit, with product MQAPSRPVLVLAAVALTISVVAGVIVWRRPAEVAVLQIRPQTVEQALSVVGRARPTELIQVASPNPGQVVRLFHDEGGRVAAGDPLAVILATVEQAQTAADVARSLAARAQATEARLSYQRTRTLHARGFASTAALDAARASLDTAEANATAASASVRASAERAREFTIRAPMAGVVLVRPIDNGQVVLAGQTLFELGSATGVEIRAEVEEAYADAIRPGQAARAALSGSPEIFAARVTEVSPRIDSGTGGRTVRLSPAGTQGLAAGRSVDVTIVVAQLPGAIVVPRRAVVDATAAPKVYVVDADGIVRARAITVARWPSVNAIVESGLAAGDRVVLAPATTRPGARVRPVAQTSGD from the coding sequence ATGCAAGCCCCCTCCAGACCCGTCCTTGTCCTTGCCGCAGTCGCCCTGACCATCAGTGTGGTGGCGGGGGTCATCGTCTGGCGACGACCCGCCGAGGTCGCGGTTCTGCAAATCCGGCCGCAGACAGTCGAGCAGGCCCTGTCGGTGGTCGGCCGCGCCCGTCCAACCGAGCTGATCCAGGTCGCCTCGCCCAATCCGGGCCAGGTGGTTCGTCTGTTTCACGACGAGGGGGGCCGGGTCGCGGCCGGAGACCCGTTGGCGGTTATCCTTGCGACCGTAGAACAGGCCCAGACCGCCGCGGATGTCGCGCGGTCCCTTGCCGCGCGGGCCCAGGCGACCGAGGCGAGGTTGAGCTACCAGAGAACGCGAACCTTGCATGCGCGGGGTTTTGCCTCAACCGCGGCGCTGGACGCCGCGCGCGCCTCTCTCGATACGGCAGAGGCCAATGCGACGGCCGCCTCGGCCTCTGTGCGGGCCTCGGCCGAGCGTGCGCGGGAGTTTACCATCCGCGCACCGATGGCCGGGGTGGTGCTGGTCCGACCGATCGACAATGGCCAGGTGGTCCTGGCCGGACAAACCCTGTTCGAGTTAGGGTCGGCGACCGGTGTCGAGATCCGTGCCGAGGTCGAGGAAGCCTACGCCGATGCCATCCGCCCCGGTCAAGCGGCCCGCGCCGCCCTGTCCGGCTCGCCGGAAATTTTTGCCGCCCGGGTGACAGAGGTCTCGCCCCGGATCGATTCCGGCACTGGCGGGCGCACGGTCCGGCTGTCGCCAGCCGGTACCCAGGGCCTTGCAGCGGGTCGTTCGGTCGATGTGACCATCGTCGTTGCCCAGCTGCCGGGTGCCATTGTCGTGCCGCGCCGCGCCGTGGTCGATGCCACCGCGGCCCCCAAGGTCTATGTTGTGGACGCCGACGGCATCGTCCGCGCCCGGGCCATCACTGTGGCACGCTGGCCCTCGGTCAATGCCATTGTCGAAAGCGGTTTGGCCGCGGGCGACAGGGTCGTGCTGGCACCCGCCACCACCCGCCCCGGGGCTCGCGTTCGCCCCGTGGCGCAGACCTCAGGCGATTGA
- a CDS encoding cytochrome b/b6 domain-containing protein — translation MTSKTPQTIRTIKTWDRGVRLFHWLLVATIAVAFLSSEEGSALSPWHVPAGWVAAILIVFRLLWGFVGGEHARFVNLIRPSRMAGHVRGLFAGRVHASLGHNPLGGIAVIVLLALVAATTFTGITGGEDGHEAIAYMLLAMIALHVVAVVAMSFLTRDNLIGAMITGRKKTTHFPNAQDAAPPARVAVPLAVLVVAGSAYAATRIDPQAFTPGAHGEAGEGGEAENVDED, via the coding sequence ATGACCAGCAAGACCCCACAGACGATCAGGACAATCAAGACGTGGGACCGGGGCGTCCGCCTGTTCCACTGGCTCCTCGTGGCCACGATCGCGGTCGCCTTCCTGTCGTCCGAGGAGGGCAGTGCCCTGTCGCCGTGGCATGTCCCTGCGGGCTGGGTGGCGGCCATCCTGATCGTCTTCCGCCTGCTCTGGGGGTTCGTGGGGGGCGAGCATGCCCGCTTCGTCAACCTGATCCGTCCGTCGCGCATGGCGGGTCATGTGAGGGGTCTGTTCGCAGGGCGTGTCCACGCCTCGCTGGGCCACAATCCGCTGGGCGGGATCGCGGTGATCGTGCTTCTGGCCCTCGTCGCCGCGACGACCTTCACCGGGATCACGGGCGGAGAGGATGGGCACGAAGCCATAGCCTACATGCTCCTCGCGATGATCGCCCTGCACGTGGTCGCGGTCGTGGCGATGTCGTTCCTGACCCGCGACAATCTGATCGGGGCCATGATCACCGGGCGCAAGAAGACGACGCATTTCCCGAATGCCCAGGATGCCGCTCCGCCGGCCCGCGTGGCTGTTCCCCTCGCTGTTCTCGTCGTGGCGGGCTCCGCCTATGCCGCGACCCGCATCGACCCGCAGGCCTTTACACCCGGCGCGCACGGGGAAGCCGGCGAAGGGGGTGAGGCCGAGAACGTCGATGAGGACTGA
- a CDS encoding acetyl-CoA hydrolase/transferase family protein, with protein MSAEDAAFLIAPDTTVGLSGFTASGYPTAVPLALAARIEAEHAAGRPFKLRIWTGASTGPELDGALAKADGIEFRLPYNSDPTCRDRINRGQMEYFDMHLSQVAPAAWQGILGPLDTAIIQVTGIREDGALIPASSVGNNKTWLDRARQVILEVNRWQSPDLLGMHDIYYGAALPPNRVPIPLIHPGDRIGEPCFRCDPDKIVAIVETDRPDRNAGFTTPGADDLAIAGHLLEFLEHEVKRGRLPPSLLPIQSGVGNTANAVLTGLIDAPFDDLTAWTEVIQDGMMALLDSGKLRMASSTALSLSPDLSERVNQRMGDYRNRIILRSQEISNHPELIRRLGVIAMNGMIEADIYGNVNSTHVMGSRIQNGIGGSGDFARNAYISIFMSASTAKGGAISTIVPCASHVDHINQDVQVIVTEQGLADLRGLSPKQRAKVVIETCAHPDYRPMLADYYARALKGSWGLQTPMLLDEALSWHARFVRSGSMRPG; from the coding sequence ATGTCCGCAGAGGACGCCGCCTTCCTGATCGCACCGGACACGACTGTGGGGCTGAGCGGCTTTACGGCCTCGGGCTATCCGACCGCCGTGCCCCTGGCCCTGGCCGCCCGGATCGAGGCCGAGCATGCGGCCGGCCGACCATTCAAGCTGCGTATCTGGACCGGCGCCTCGACCGGGCCCGAACTGGACGGTGCCCTGGCCAAGGCGGACGGGATCGAGTTCCGGCTGCCCTACAACTCCGACCCCACCTGTCGCGACAGGATCAATCGCGGCCAGATGGAGTATTTCGACATGCACCTCAGCCAGGTCGCGCCGGCCGCCTGGCAGGGCATCCTGGGGCCGCTCGACACCGCGATCATCCAGGTCACCGGCATTCGCGAGGACGGCGCACTTATTCCGGCGTCATCGGTCGGCAACAACAAGACCTGGCTGGACCGGGCCCGCCAGGTGATCCTGGAGGTCAACCGCTGGCAGAGCCCAGACCTGCTGGGCATGCACGACATCTACTATGGCGCGGCCCTGCCGCCGAACCGGGTGCCGATCCCGCTGATCCATCCGGGCGACCGGATCGGCGAGCCCTGCTTCCGCTGCGACCCCGACAAGATCGTCGCCATTGTCGAGACCGATCGTCCCGACCGCAACGCTGGCTTCACGACTCCCGGTGCCGACGACCTCGCCATCGCCGGGCACCTGCTGGAGTTCCTCGAACACGAGGTGAAGAGGGGGCGGCTGCCGCCTTCGCTGCTGCCGATCCAGTCCGGCGTGGGCAACACAGCCAATGCCGTGCTGACGGGCCTGATCGACGCGCCCTTCGACGATCTGACCGCCTGGACGGAGGTGATCCAGGACGGGATGATGGCCCTGCTGGACAGCGGCAAGCTGAGGATGGCGTCCTCGACCGCGCTCAGCCTCAGTCCGGACCTCAGCGAACGCGTTAATCAGCGCATGGGCGACTATCGCAACCGGATCATCCTGCGCTCGCAGGAGATCAGCAATCACCCGGAGCTGATCCGGCGGCTGGGCGTCATCGCCATGAACGGCATGATCGAGGCCGACATCTATGGCAACGTGAACTCGACCCACGTCATGGGTTCACGCATCCAGAACGGGATCGGCGGCTCCGGGGACTTCGCGCGGAACGCCTACATCTCGATCTTCATGAGCGCCTCGACGGCCAAAGGTGGGGCGATCTCGACCATCGTGCCCTGCGCTTCTCACGTCGACCACATCAACCAGGACGTCCAGGTCATCGTCACCGAGCAGGGCCTCGCCGACCTCCGCGGCCTCTCGCCAAAGCAGCGGGCGAAGGTGGTGATCGAAACCTGTGCCCATCCCGATTACCGGCCGATGCTGGCCGACTACTACGCGCGGGCGCTCAAGGGCTCCTGGGGGCTCCAGACGCCCATGCTCCTCGATGAGGCCCTGTCCTGGCACGCCCGGTTCGTGCGCTCGGGCTCCATGCGGCCCGGCTGA
- a CDS encoding c-type cytochrome has product MKHLVAIAMLLGLTGCAVQPTAPLSQQAWIDTSLPDVAAQQRGAAYARANCAGCHAVGTTGDSPLPAAPHFRDLGRRYPVEYLAEAFAEGINTAHAEMPEFVMSTEENSDLVAYLKSIQPSGTE; this is encoded by the coding sequence ATGAAACACCTTGTCGCTATCGCCATGCTTCTCGGGCTGACGGGCTGCGCGGTTCAGCCGACCGCCCCCCTTTCCCAACAAGCATGGATTGACACCTCTCTTCCCGACGTCGCCGCGCAGCAGCGTGGGGCGGCCTATGCCAGGGCGAACTGCGCCGGCTGCCATGCGGTCGGTACGACGGGCGATAGCCCGCTGCCCGCCGCCCCGCATTTCCGCGACCTTGGTCGGCGCTACCCTGTCGAGTACCTGGCCGAGGCCTTCGCCGAAGGCATCAACACGGCCCACGCAGAGATGCCCGAATTCGTCATGTCGACGGAAGAAAACTCAGATCTCGTCGCCTATCTCAAAAGCATTCAGCCTTCCGGAACTGAATGA
- a CDS encoding helix-turn-helix domain-containing protein, which yields MVVALKPALAPRPPPQSGCIDRLQGTDCHICGARALSVCGAADDPDLQRLGDLAEVITLKSGAVLIREGEPAPHVFNITGGSLRVYKLLPDGRRQITGFVFAGDFLGLAIGETYVFSAEAMEASTVCRFRKGPFRVLVANSPPLEHMLLHRTSHELAAAQNQMLLLGRKTAIERMASFLLDLPGHDPTRPSAPGHVRLPMKRGEIADYLGLTIETVSRVLTRMKVKGLISIPSQHELIVERPERLRQHASGEL from the coding sequence ATGGTCGTTGCTCTGAAGCCTGCGCTTGCGCCGCGACCGCCACCTCAATCGGGCTGTATCGACCGACTGCAAGGCACCGACTGCCACATCTGCGGTGCGCGGGCGCTGAGCGTCTGTGGGGCCGCAGACGATCCTGACCTTCAACGCCTCGGCGATCTGGCCGAAGTCATCACGCTAAAATCCGGCGCTGTTCTGATACGCGAAGGCGAGCCCGCCCCTCACGTCTTTAACATCACGGGCGGGTCGCTCCGGGTTTACAAGCTGCTCCCGGACGGGCGCAGGCAGATCACCGGCTTCGTCTTCGCCGGAGACTTCCTCGGCCTGGCGATCGGCGAGACCTATGTCTTCTCGGCCGAGGCGATGGAGGCCTCAACCGTCTGTCGCTTCCGAAAGGGGCCGTTCCGCGTCCTGGTGGCGAACTCGCCACCGCTGGAGCATATGCTGCTTCACCGCACCTCCCACGAACTGGCGGCGGCACAGAACCAGATGTTGCTGCTGGGTCGAAAGACCGCGATCGAACGGATGGCGTCCTTTCTCCTCGACCTGCCGGGCCACGACCCCACCCGTCCAAGCGCGCCCGGCCATGTGCGGCTGCCCATGAAGCGTGGTGAGATCGCAGACTATCTGGGCCTGACGATCGAGACGGTCAGCCGTGTGCTGACCCGGATGAAGGTAAAGGGGCTGATCTCGATCCCGTCGCAGCATGAACTCATCGTCGAGCGACCGGAACGCCTGCGCCAGCACGCCTCGGGCGAGCTCTGA